The Bos taurus isolate L1 Dominette 01449 registration number 42190680 breed Hereford chromosome 13, ARS-UCD2.0, whole genome shotgun sequence genome contains a region encoding:
- the AP5S1 gene encoding AP-5 complex subunit sigma-1 isoform X1: protein MVHAFLIHTLRAAKAEEGLCRVLYSCFFGAENSPNDSQPHSAERDRLLRKEQILAVARQVESMYQLQQQACGRHAVDLQPQSSDDPVALHEAPCGAFRLAPGDPFQEPRTVVWLGVLSIGFALVLDTHENLLLVESTLRLLARLLLDHLRLLVPGGANLLLRADCIEGILTRFLPHGQLLFLNDQFVQGLEKEFSAAWSH from the exons ATGGTCCATGCCTTCCTCATCCACACCCTGCGGGCCGCAAAGGCTGAGGAGGGCCTTTGCCGAGTGCTCTACTCCTGCTTCTTTGGCGCCGAGAATTCACCCAATGACTCACAACCACACAGTGCTGAGAGGGACAGACTTCTCCGAAAGGAGCAGATTTTGGCTGTGGCCAG GCAGGTGGAGTCCATGTACCAGCTGCAGCAGCAGGCGTGTGGCCGGCATGCTGTGGACCTGCAGCCCCAGTCCTCAGATGACCCAGTTGCCCTTCATGAGGCCCCATGTGGGGCCTTCCGCCTGGCGCCAGGGGACCCTTTCCAGGAGCCTCGGACAGTGGTGTGGCTAGGCGTGCTCTCTATAGGCTTTGCCCTGGTGCTGGATACTCATGAGAACCTGCTGCTGGTGGAGAGCACACTTCGATTGCTGGCTCGCCTTCTCCTTGACCACCTCCGACTGCTAGTCCCAGGAGGTGCCAACCTCCTGCTGAGGGCTGACTGCATCGAGGGCATCCTCACTCGCTTCCTGCCCCATGGTCAGCTGCTCTTCCTCAATGACCAGTTTGTCCAGGGTCTAGAGAAAGAATTCAGTGCTGCCTGGTCCCACTGA